In Gimesia benthica, a single window of DNA contains:
- a CDS encoding DUF1614 domain-containing protein encodes MSSPQPNPYANAQAAGCMLFSLMIFLGCILPLMFVNLAETALRNLHLSPMAAVLVLFGMIFGSLINFPIARFPLDKEVNVPYFGPLGGVQIMPQMQKLRQEAIVAVNLGGCVIPVLLAIWLSRYIFAGGQIPTLAMIFGMALNILICNRTSRLVPGMGIVIPFFIPPLVAVCSTILGFGILAPMAGEVGRDFEALRAPVAFVIGISGPLIGADLMHWNDFKKLEAPSISIGGAGTWDGIVLSGLIAALVI; translated from the coding sequence GTGTCGAGCCCGCAACCGAATCCCTACGCTAATGCCCAGGCCGCTGGTTGCATGCTATTCAGCCTGATGATCTTTCTGGGATGCATCCTGCCCCTGATGTTCGTGAATCTGGCAGAAACCGCACTGAGAAACCTGCATTTGAGCCCCATGGCTGCGGTTCTGGTCCTGTTTGGCATGATCTTCGGTTCGCTGATCAACTTCCCCATCGCCCGCTTCCCGCTGGATAAAGAGGTGAATGTTCCCTACTTTGGCCCCTTGGGAGGCGTGCAGATCATGCCTCAGATGCAGAAACTGCGTCAGGAAGCGATCGTGGCCGTCAATCTGGGAGGCTGTGTCATTCCGGTCCTGCTGGCGATCTGGCTCTCGCGATACATCTTTGCAGGAGGTCAGATACCCACCCTGGCTATGATTTTCGGTATGGCGTTGAATATTCTGATCTGTAACCGCACGTCGCGACTGGTACCCGGCATGGGAATTGTGATTCCCTTTTTCATCCCTCCGCTGGTAGCTGTCTGCTCCACGATTCTGGGTTTTGGAATCCTCGCCCCGATGGCGGGTGAAGTCGGTCGCGACTTCGAAGCACTGCGTGCCCCGGTTGCTTTCGTGATTGGAATTTCCGGCCCCCTGATCGGTGCTGACCTGATGCACTGGAATGACTTCAAAAAACTGGAAGCTCCCTCCATCAGCATTGGTGGCGCGGGAACCTGGGACGGGATTGTCCTCTCCGGTCTGATCGCGGCCCTGGTTATTTAG
- the aroC gene encoding chorismate synthase — translation MAGNSFGQAFRITTAGESHGPGNVVIIDGVPPGIPISVEDLLVDLNRRKPGQSKIVTQRKEADHPEILAGVFEGVTTGTSLAILIRNEDQRSKDYSDIKDKYRPGHADYTYDAKYGFRDYRGGGRSSARETNVRVAAGVVAKKILQTAFGGQIVGYVTQVGHLKAEIADPTTITTEQVEQFADGTPNPVRCPDHGLAQEMISFIDQIRKDGDSIGGVAEVVALNVPPGLGEPVFDKLKADIAKALFSIPAVLGVEYGSGFGCATMRGSENNDHFVAEQNEGTPVISTDSNRHGGSLGGISTGQPLVFRAAVKPTSSLLIEQPTVTRSGEATTIRTKGRHDPCLLPRFVPIAEAMLAITLADHWLRWRAQCEAAPERPDHV, via the coding sequence ATGGCAGGAAATTCATTTGGACAAGCCTTTCGGATCACAACAGCTGGCGAAAGCCACGGTCCGGGCAATGTAGTTATTATTGATGGTGTTCCCCCGGGAATCCCGATCAGCGTGGAAGATCTGCTCGTCGACCTCAACCGGCGGAAACCCGGGCAGAGCAAGATTGTCACTCAGCGAAAAGAAGCCGATCATCCGGAAATTCTGGCCGGCGTCTTCGAAGGGGTGACCACCGGCACGAGTCTTGCCATCCTGATCCGGAACGAGGATCAGCGGAGCAAAGACTACAGCGATATCAAAGACAAGTATCGCCCGGGACACGCCGACTACACTTATGACGCCAAATATGGATTCCGCGATTATCGTGGCGGCGGGCGTTCCAGTGCCCGTGAGACCAATGTGCGCGTTGCTGCGGGTGTTGTCGCCAAGAAAATCCTGCAGACCGCGTTCGGCGGACAGATCGTCGGCTATGTCACCCAGGTAGGGCATCTCAAAGCCGAGATTGCCGACCCCACCACGATCACCACAGAACAAGTCGAACAGTTTGCCGATGGGACACCGAATCCCGTTCGCTGTCCGGACCACGGTCTGGCACAGGAGATGATCTCGTTTATTGATCAGATCCGCAAAGACGGGGATTCAATTGGCGGTGTCGCGGAAGTCGTGGCCCTGAATGTTCCTCCGGGACTGGGTGAGCCGGTATTCGACAAACTCAAGGCAGACATCGCAAAAGCATTATTCAGCATCCCGGCGGTGCTGGGAGTCGAATATGGTTCCGGTTTTGGCTGTGCCACCATGCGGGGAAGTGAAAATAACGATCACTTCGTCGCGGAACAAAATGAGGGTACGCCGGTCATCAGTACCGATTCGAATCGACACGGTGGCAGCCTGGGAGGCATTTCCACCGGACAGCCGCTGGTCTTCCGTGCTGCAGTGAAACCGACCAGTAGCCTGCTGATTGAACAGCCTACCGTGACCCGCTCAGGGGAAGCGACGACGATCCGTACCAAGGGCCGTCACGATCCCTGTCTGCTGCCCCGCTTCGTCCCCATCGCGGAAGCCATGCTGGCCATCACGCTGGCCGATCACTGGTTACGCTGGCGGGCGCAGTGCGAAGCGGCACCAGAGCGGCCCGACCACGTCTAA
- a CDS encoding secondary thiamine-phosphate synthase enzyme YjbQ gives MAWIQKQIRLPALPRGFHIVTREVLSEVPELSQIETGLMHVFIMHTSASLSINENADPDVPVDLEMSFNKIAPESFPYIHTCEGPDDMPAHVKASMIGNSLTIPISGGRLCLGTWQGIYLCEHRNHGGSRRLVVTIQGE, from the coding sequence ATGGCCTGGATACAGAAACAGATCCGACTTCCCGCGCTGCCGCGCGGTTTTCATATCGTCACTCGGGAAGTACTCAGTGAAGTTCCTGAACTGTCTCAGATTGAAACCGGGTTGATGCATGTCTTCATCATGCATACCTCCGCCTCACTCTCGATCAATGAGAATGCTGATCCGGATGTCCCCGTCGATCTGGAAATGTCGTTCAACAAGATCGCCCCGGAATCGTTTCCCTATATTCATACCTGCGAAGGTCCCGATGACATGCCGGCGCATGTGAAAGCATCCATGATTGGAAATTCGTTGACGATCCCCATCAGCGGCGGGCGTCTCTGCCTGGGAACCTGGCAGGGCATTTATCTCTGCGAGCATCGCAACCACGGTGGCAGCCGACGGCTGGTCGTCACGATTCAAGGCGAATAG
- a CDS encoding outer membrane protein assembly factor BamB family protein, protein MQSRVAVFALLMLISSSVQADWMRFRGPNGSGVSDETQATPAEWSSQKNLKWKVALPGPGSSSPIIVGDKVFVTCWSGYGMSRNEPPGDQKDLRRHLICLDRKTGKILWDRSVKPVLPEDVYTGMFAEHGFASHTPTSDGKHVYAYFGKSGAVAYDMEGNQLWQTIIGDELDPRRWGSSSSPILYKDLLIITASAESEAMVALNKETGKEVWRQESTGFNATWGTPIVVPVNQERTDLVIGVPYEIWGLNPENGKLRWYCEAMDTDTYCSSVIAGKDGVVYGIEGRGGGSIAVKVDGSGDVTKSNVLWSGRDANRIETPILYDGRIYFFSRGIVNCIDAKTGERIFRGRLESDSGSTASEEPARGGGFGGRRGGGGFRGSDYSSPVAADGKIYFVSRSGETYVIKASDKLEQLAVNRLTTDEEDFSASPAIDGGDLFIRSDKHLYCVGK, encoded by the coding sequence ATGCAGTCCCGCGTTGCTGTCTTCGCTTTGTTGATGCTGATTTCCTCAAGCGTTCAGGCAGACTGGATGCGTTTTCGGGGACCAAACGGATCGGGTGTTTCTGACGAAACACAAGCTACGCCTGCCGAGTGGAGTAGTCAGAAAAACCTGAAATGGAAAGTGGCTCTACCAGGGCCCGGTTCATCCAGCCCGATCATTGTGGGTGACAAAGTGTTTGTCACCTGCTGGTCGGGCTATGGGATGAGCCGGAATGAGCCGCCCGGAGACCAGAAAGATCTCAGACGACATCTGATCTGCCTGGATCGCAAGACCGGTAAAATACTCTGGGATCGCAGCGTGAAACCGGTGCTGCCCGAAGATGTGTATACCGGTATGTTCGCTGAACACGGCTTTGCCTCACATACTCCCACTTCGGATGGGAAACACGTCTACGCCTATTTCGGCAAGTCGGGAGCCGTCGCGTATGACATGGAAGGCAATCAACTCTGGCAGACCATCATCGGAGATGAACTCGACCCCCGTCGCTGGGGCTCGTCTTCCAGTCCGATTCTCTACAAAGACCTGCTGATCATCACTGCTTCTGCAGAAAGCGAAGCCATGGTGGCCCTGAATAAGGAAACCGGCAAGGAAGTCTGGCGTCAGGAATCAACGGGTTTCAACGCCACCTGGGGGACTCCCATCGTTGTCCCCGTCAACCAGGAGCGGACCGACCTGGTGATCGGCGTCCCTTATGAAATCTGGGGACTGAATCCTGAAAATGGAAAACTCCGCTGGTACTGTGAGGCCATGGACACTGACACTTACTGTTCCAGTGTGATCGCCGGTAAGGACGGCGTGGTGTATGGCATTGAAGGACGCGGTGGCGGATCGATCGCAGTCAAGGTAGACGGCAGTGGCGATGTGACCAAGTCAAACGTGCTCTGGTCGGGCCGGGATGCGAATCGTATCGAAACACCGATCCTTTATGACGGACGCATCTACTTCTTCTCACGCGGCATCGTGAACTGCATCGATGCCAAAACGGGCGAACGGATCTTCCGGGGCCGACTGGAATCCGATAGCGGATCAACGGCCAGTGAAGAACCTGCCAGAGGCGGTGGTTTTGGCGGAAGACGGGGAGGCGGCGGTTTCCGCGGCAGTGATTACTCCTCGCCAGTGGCTGCAGATGGTAAAATCTATTTCGTCTCCCGCTCCGGTGAAACGTACGTGATTAAAGCCAGCGACAAACTGGAACAGTTGGCCGTCAATCGTCTGACAACCGACGAAGAAGATTTCAGCGCCTCGCCTGCCATCGATGGGGGCGACCTGTTTATCCGCTCGGACAAGCACCTGTATTGTGTCGGCAAATAA
- a CDS encoding EF-hand domain-containing protein, producing the protein MRLTRLLSVGTTLLAISATSMLSAQPPEGGDRPERGNRPEGRERGPRDGAPGERGPRDGERGPRDRGPGGRGNFMMMLPIFVVLDVNKDGEISKEEMENATASLKKLDKDKDGKLSQEELRPDFGNFGRRDGDRRGPGGGFGGGFGRRDGDGGGDFVERMMANDKNKDGKITKDELPERMQRMFDNIDTNKDKALDKAELTKTAEQFNARFRSRGGDRGDRGGDRGRRNSDGDRPKRPESDNSDN; encoded by the coding sequence ATGCGTTTGACTCGTCTACTTTCAGTTGGCACGACCCTGCTCGCTATCAGTGCCACAAGCATGCTTTCAGCTCAACCTCCTGAAGGAGGAGACCGTCCCGAGCGTGGCAATCGCCCCGAAGGTCGTGAACGGGGTCCCCGTGATGGAGCTCCTGGTGAGCGTGGGCCACGTGATGGTGAACGTGGTCCGCGTGATCGTGGTCCGGGAGGACGTGGCAATTTCATGATGATGCTCCCGATTTTCGTCGTCCTGGACGTCAACAAAGACGGTGAAATCTCCAAAGAAGAGATGGAAAACGCCACTGCTTCGCTGAAGAAACTGGACAAAGATAAAGACGGGAAACTGTCACAGGAAGAACTCCGTCCTGACTTCGGTAACTTTGGTCGTCGTGATGGCGATCGTCGTGGTCCCGGTGGCGGATTCGGTGGTGGCTTCGGACGTCGCGACGGCGATGGTGGCGGGGACTTCGTGGAACGCATGATGGCCAACGACAAAAACAAAGACGGGAAAATTACCAAGGACGAGCTTCCCGAACGTATGCAGAGGATGTTCGATAACATCGACACCAACAAGGACAAGGCGCTGGATAAAGCAGAACTGACTAAAACTGCAGAACAGTTCAACGCCCGCTTCCGCTCGCGTGGTGGAGATCGTGGTGACCGTGGTGGTGATCGAGGACGTCGCAATTCAGACGGCGATCGCCCGAAACGCCCCGAATCGGACAACTCTGATAACTAG
- a CDS encoding Gfo/Idh/MocA family protein, with amino-acid sequence MNTEKTPTPASTTRRDFIKSSSAAVAASTLTGSVFAGTSPSAALQSSVFAAGSDEIRVGLVGCGGRGTGAAAQALAADKNARLVAMGDTFYDHLDKSYKNLKKNPVGEQVQVDADHKFVGFDSYQKVIDCVDVVLLTTPPHFRPMQLRAAIEAGKHVFAEKPVAVDAPGVRSVMETCKLAKEKNLSIVSGLCWRYHQGMRETFKQIHEGAVGDVMAIQCSYNTRGLWMFKREPEWSDMEWQMRNWLYFTWLSGDFNTEQHVHSLDKMAWTMNDQTPISCSGTGGRQTRTGKEYGHIYDHFAIVYEYPNGVKGFSRCRQQDGCAVDVSDHVFGTKGRVDVFKHRIYDPKGEKTWQFRDKSKNMYQVEHDEFFESIRSGNPINNGDYMTKSTMLAIMGRMAAYTGKSITWDEAMNSQEDLTPASYEWGPMPVPPVAMPGITAFK; translated from the coding sequence ATGAATACTGAAAAGACTCCAACTCCCGCGTCGACGACGCGTCGTGATTTCATCAAATCCAGTTCTGCAGCCGTCGCTGCATCGACTCTGACAGGCAGTGTCTTTGCTGGAACATCTCCCTCAGCCGCACTGCAATCCAGTGTGTTTGCCGCCGGCAGCGATGAAATCCGCGTTGGTCTGGTGGGCTGTGGTGGACGTGGAACCGGGGCAGCTGCCCAGGCACTCGCTGCTGATAAAAACGCCAGACTGGTCGCGATGGGTGACACGTTCTACGATCATCTGGATAAGAGTTATAAGAACCTGAAAAAGAACCCCGTTGGCGAACAGGTGCAGGTCGACGCGGATCATAAATTCGTCGGCTTTGATTCCTATCAGAAAGTCATCGACTGTGTGGACGTGGTTCTGCTGACCACACCGCCTCACTTCCGCCCCATGCAGTTGCGGGCCGCGATTGAAGCCGGAAAACACGTCTTCGCTGAAAAGCCGGTCGCCGTTGATGCACCGGGCGTTCGTTCCGTCATGGAAACCTGCAAGCTGGCCAAAGAGAAAAACCTGTCGATCGTATCTGGCCTCTGCTGGCGCTATCACCAGGGTATGCGGGAAACCTTCAAGCAGATTCATGAAGGGGCCGTCGGCGATGTGATGGCAATCCAGTGCAGCTACAACACCCGCGGTCTGTGGATGTTCAAGCGGGAGCCGGAATGGAGCGACATGGAATGGCAGATGCGCAACTGGCTCTATTTCACCTGGTTGTCTGGTGACTTCAACACCGAACAGCATGTCCACAGCCTGGATAAGATGGCCTGGACAATGAACGACCAGACTCCGATCTCCTGCAGTGGTACAGGTGGCCGCCAGACACGTACCGGCAAAGAGTACGGTCACATTTACGACCACTTCGCGATCGTCTACGAATACCCCAACGGTGTCAAAGGCTTCAGCCGCTGCCGTCAGCAGGATGGTTGTGCTGTCGATGTATCAGATCACGTATTCGGCACCAAGGGTCGCGTCGATGTCTTCAAGCATCGAATCTACGATCCCAAAGGGGAAAAGACCTGGCAGTTCCGCGACAAAAGCAAAAACATGTACCAGGTCGAGCACGATGAATTCTTCGAAAGTATCCGCTCCGGTAACCCGATCAACAATGGTGATTATATGACCAAGAGCACCATGCTGGCGATCATGGGTCGTATGGCTGCGTATACCGGTAAGAGCATTACCTGGGACGAAGCCATGAATTCGCAGGAAGACCTGACTCCCGCAAGTTACGAGTGGGGCCCGATGCCGGTACCGCCCGTCGCTATGCCGGGAATCACCGCTTTTAAATAA
- a CDS encoding gamma carbonic anhydrase family protein, giving the protein MNNLESSPEWPLKADSIPTPPELPYPDVDCDWEALHSYPVIDPTAWVTPDAIVTGRVRLKARSTVWHQCVLRGDLEYIEVGKETNVQDGSVLHTDYGHPCILGDRVTLGHAAIVHGSVVEDDAMIAIGATVLSRCVIGKGALIAAGALVREGIHVPPGTLWAGCPARQIKVLTPQQQERLQATWQHYVNLGTASLQRFGREHIDRLTQ; this is encoded by the coding sequence ATGAACAACCTTGAATCATCACCAGAATGGCCTCTCAAAGCAGACAGCATCCCGACGCCTCCGGAACTGCCTTATCCTGATGTCGACTGTGACTGGGAAGCGCTGCACTCCTATCCGGTCATCGATCCAACCGCCTGGGTGACTCCCGATGCCATCGTCACGGGCCGCGTGAGGCTCAAAGCCCGCAGCACAGTCTGGCATCAGTGTGTCTTACGGGGCGACCTGGAATATATCGAAGTTGGCAAAGAGACGAACGTGCAGGACGGCTCGGTGCTGCACACCGATTATGGACATCCCTGTATCCTGGGAGATCGGGTGACGCTCGGACACGCGGCCATCGTACATGGCTCGGTCGTGGAAGATGACGCCATGATCGCGATTGGCGCCACGGTCCTCAGTCGTTGTGTCATTGGCAAAGGCGCGTTGATCGCTGCAGGGGCGCTGGTACGGGAAGGCATCCATGTCCCACCCGGGACACTCTGGGCCGGCTGTCCTGCCCGCCAGATCAAAGTCCTCACGCCGCAACAACAGGAACGCCTGCAGGCTACCTGGCAGCATTATGTGAATCTCGGTACGGCCAGCCTGCAGCGGTTCGGTCGCGAGCATATCGACCGGCTCACTCAGTAA
- a CDS encoding DMT family transporter — translation MNKISNASSANPSESAATDQSENQASEGLSPIVKGTLFGLLSALAYTAANISLREAAVDNNADWAIWISALKSIPATIVGWMLVAYRGSKGLPALPPSRLVIPLILTGLLMQFGGNVMFQWSLSLGGLAFTVPLCFATLLATGAILGRLFLEEAITPRMFASMVILTAAIVVLSLGAHQAEESVFEHMEHHTRSMVTVALTIFVACVAGCAYGAGGVMIRITVRGEMSISASLVLISTTGMVCLSGVAFYRLGIEILWITTPWQYLVMLVGGIMNAIAFFAIGASMKHLTVTRVNLLNASQTAMAAFAGVFFFDEKLTVWLLSGTALTIGGLFLMEKKRPAIPNSSLSKTSPDDTTQPEVSSHEQP, via the coding sequence GTGAACAAGATTTCTAACGCGTCCTCAGCGAACCCTTCTGAATCCGCCGCGACAGATCAGAGTGAGAATCAGGCGAGCGAAGGCTTGTCTCCCATAGTCAAAGGCACACTGTTCGGGTTGCTTTCTGCGCTGGCCTACACAGCTGCCAATATCTCACTACGGGAAGCTGCGGTCGACAACAACGCCGACTGGGCCATCTGGATCTCCGCGTTGAAGTCCATTCCCGCGACCATCGTAGGGTGGATGCTGGTCGCCTATCGCGGTTCCAAAGGCTTACCGGCTCTGCCGCCCAGCCGTCTGGTCATTCCCCTCATTCTGACCGGGTTGCTCATGCAGTTCGGCGGGAACGTCATGTTCCAATGGTCGCTGAGCCTGGGCGGACTGGCCTTCACGGTTCCACTCTGTTTTGCAACACTGCTCGCCACCGGGGCCATCCTGGGACGCCTGTTCCTGGAAGAAGCAATTACCCCCCGCATGTTTGCTTCCATGGTCATCCTGACGGCTGCCATTGTTGTACTCAGTCTGGGGGCGCATCAGGCGGAAGAATCTGTATTCGAACACATGGAGCACCATACCCGATCAATGGTGACAGTTGCTCTGACCATCTTTGTTGCCTGTGTGGCCGGCTGCGCTTATGGAGCCGGTGGGGTCATGATTCGTATAACCGTGCGAGGGGAGATGTCTATCTCCGCATCACTGGTATTGATCAGTACGACCGGTATGGTCTGTCTGAGTGGCGTGGCCTTTTATCGGCTCGGCATCGAAATCCTGTGGATCACGACTCCCTGGCAATACCTGGTCATGCTGGTGGGCGGCATCATGAATGCCATCGCCTTCTTTGCCATTGGTGCGTCCATGAAGCATCTCACGGTCACACGGGTCAACCTGCTCAATGCCTCGCAGACCGCGATGGCTGCGTTTGCCGGCGTCTTCTTCTTTGATGAAAAACTGACGGTCTGGCTCCTGAGCGGAACGGCGCTGACGATCGGCGGTCTGTTCCTGATGGAAAAGAAACGCCCCGCGATCCCCAACAGTTCACTTTCCAAGACGTCACCAGATGACACGACGCAACCGGAGGTCAGCTCGCATGAACAACCTTGA
- a CDS encoding DNA gyrase inhibitor YacG, giving the protein MIQPQTCPICRKVVTTKAGDDQSAFPFCSKKCRDVDFFRWSDGRYAIVEDLDPRLIELQRLEQEGEQDF; this is encoded by the coding sequence ATGATCCAACCTCAAACCTGCCCCATTTGCCGCAAGGTCGTCACTACAAAAGCTGGTGACGACCAGTCTGCTTTTCCATTCTGCAGCAAGAAGTGCCGGGATGTCGATTTCTTCCGCTGGTCTGATGGACGCTATGCCATTGTGGAAGATCTGGATCCGCGGCTGATTGAATTGCAGCGCCTGGAGCAAGAGGGTGAACAAGATTTCTAA
- a CDS encoding FmdB family zinc ribbon protein: protein MPTYDYECSQCHHQWEVFQSITAKPLRKCPECGKLKAKRIIGAGGGIIFKGSGFYETDYRSSSYKKAAAADSKAQSASSESKSSSSDSGSSSKSGSKDS from the coding sequence ATGCCAACGTACGATTACGAATGCTCCCAGTGTCATCACCAGTGGGAAGTGTTTCAGTCCATCACTGCCAAGCCACTTCGTAAATGCCCGGAGTGTGGCAAGCTGAAAGCCAAACGCATCATTGGTGCTGGCGGCGGTATCATTTTCAAGGGTAGCGGTTTTTACGAAACGGATTACCGCAGCAGTTCTTACAAAAAAGCAGCTGCAGCCGACTCAAAAGCACAGTCCGCCAGTTCCGAATCCAAAAGTTCCAGCAGCGACTCCGGATCCTCTTCCAAGAGCGGTTCCAAGGATTCCTGA
- the grpE gene encoding nucleotide exchange factor GrpE: protein MTDQEQPEDIQNQTQESAAAETEAVENSTSVEAQLETALAERDENQNRFLRSQAELDNTRKRHQRELAELRQYAAAPFVQDMLPALDNLKRAVEAAENADNVNDLKLGVEMVAKQILDVFAKNNVKAIEAVGQPFDPNLHEALQQMPSDEYPSMTVIQELEQGFILNDRVVRPSKVIVSSGPAEN from the coding sequence ATGACAGATCAGGAACAACCAGAAGACATTCAGAATCAGACACAGGAATCTGCTGCAGCCGAAACGGAAGCAGTAGAGAACTCAACCTCAGTCGAAGCACAACTCGAAACCGCTCTGGCTGAACGCGACGAAAACCAGAACCGTTTTCTGCGTTCCCAGGCTGAGCTGGATAACACACGCAAACGTCATCAGCGGGAACTGGCTGAACTGCGTCAGTACGCGGCAGCTCCTTTTGTGCAGGACATGCTCCCCGCACTGGATAACCTGAAACGGGCCGTGGAAGCTGCTGAAAACGCAGACAACGTCAACGACCTGAAGCTCGGTGTCGAAATGGTGGCCAAGCAGATTCTGGATGTCTTCGCGAAAAATAATGTCAAAGCCATTGAAGCGGTCGGGCAGCCCTTCGATCCGAACCTGCACGAAGCGCTGCAGCAGATGCCTTCTGACGAATATCCATCGATGACTGTTATTCAGGAACTGGAGCAGGGCTTTATTCTGAACGACCGGGTGGTGCGTCCGAGTAAAGTGATTGTCTCCTCAGGACCTGCTGAAAACTGA
- the dnaJ gene encoding molecular chaperone DnaJ — MATKRDYYEVLGVSRDVTTVEIKKAYKKMALANHPDRNPGDEEAIKRFKEAAEAFEVLGDDQKRAHYDRYGHAADFGAGGGHQFHDVSDIFSAFGDLFEGFGFRGGSTRGGNRPRQGESLRTKIEIDLLEAASGCEREIQIMRQEPCETCHGSGAKPGTDPQECDYCGGAGQVVQSQGFFRVQTTCPRCRGAGQVIVEKCSDCRGDGRIAKEITLDIKVPPGIDNGMQLCLRGEGNPGQNGGPRGDLYVVVSVDEHPLFRRQEQELSCHVPITYTQAVLGAEIEIPTLEGRHELKIKAGTQPGEVYRLKGLGMPNPHGGRRGDLHVIVQIDVPRKISEREEELLRELAEIEHSEVSKHRSPSRVSFFDKLKEYFTHAE, encoded by the coding sequence ATGGCAACGAAACGCGATTATTATGAAGTTCTCGGCGTATCGCGCGACGTGACCACTGTAGAGATCAAAAAAGCCTACAAGAAGATGGCGCTCGCCAATCACCCGGACCGTAATCCGGGTGACGAAGAAGCCATCAAACGGTTCAAGGAAGCAGCTGAAGCCTTCGAAGTTCTGGGCGACGATCAAAAACGGGCCCACTACGACCGCTACGGGCATGCCGCCGATTTCGGCGCGGGGGGCGGACATCAGTTCCATGATGTGTCTGATATTTTCAGCGCATTCGGAGACCTGTTTGAAGGGTTCGGCTTCCGTGGCGGTTCCACTCGCGGGGGAAATCGTCCGCGTCAGGGTGAGAGCCTGCGAACCAAAATCGAGATTGATCTGCTGGAAGCAGCTTCAGGCTGTGAACGCGAAATCCAGATCATGCGTCAGGAGCCCTGCGAAACCTGTCACGGTTCAGGAGCCAAACCGGGAACCGATCCTCAGGAATGTGATTACTGTGGCGGAGCCGGCCAGGTCGTGCAGTCTCAGGGCTTTTTCCGCGTCCAGACGACTTGTCCCCGCTGTCGTGGTGCCGGACAGGTGATTGTCGAAAAATGTTCGGACTGTCGCGGTGACGGACGCATCGCTAAGGAAATCACGCTGGATATCAAAGTCCCTCCCGGAATTGATAACGGTATGCAGCTCTGCCTGAGAGGCGAAGGCAACCCGGGCCAGAATGGTGGCCCCCGCGGTGATCTGTATGTTGTCGTCAGCGTCGATGAACACCCCTTGTTCCGTCGCCAGGAGCAGGAACTGAGCTGTCATGTGCCGATTACCTACACGCAGGCGGTTCTGGGAGCTGAGATTGAAATTCCGACCCTGGAAGGACGGCACGAACTGAAAATCAAAGCCGGAACACAACCGGGTGAAGTCTACCGGCTGAAAGGGCTGGGCATGCCGAATCCGCATGGTGGACGACGCGGAGATCTGCATGTGATCGTGCAGATTGATGTGCCTCGCAAAATTTCGGAGCGGGAAGAAGAACTGCTCCGGGAACTGGCTGAAATCGAACACTCGGAAGTTTCCAAGCATCGCAGCCCGAGCCGAGTTTCGTTTTTCGATAAACTCAAGGAATATTTCACGCACGCTGAATGA